One window of Magallana gigas chromosome 2, xbMagGiga1.1, whole genome shotgun sequence genomic DNA carries:
- the LOC105329854 gene encoding leucine-rich repeat and immunoglobulin-like domain-containing nogo receptor-interacting protein 2, producing the protein MVSAKFLVLLAIYIHGGTSQETCPSGCNCDFTYPVTVNCSSRRLSSIPADIPENASVLLLKGNHLSDLGGLLPLQNLQVLDASDNDITNTDCDIGSMKNLLKLNLQGNKLKTSPNLQNSVLTWLDISGNNIEGLNASQFSLSNLTFLNVSHNPLSVVSDQLFEYLTDLQVLDISNTSSPWTGSLSLENLSSLREIYLRRNLFEQCSNDTLLLNSSHLEIIDLSDNKLIYLENCTFRQLPNLKQLYLDGNNISDLSEQSLQSLPMLQVLSLNGNKIATIHHPVFQSLSSLRTLSLSNMSLLFYLSKKTFAGLENLRVLELSNNPHLSYISEELVSNMRHLQSLNLSNNNISILAEPMFPPLTSPLNIDISGNNLVCDCHIHWISALLRVNETTITFTDPQNLTCTLNGSTVSHLLILEDSLPCPESSVQQDQFRVDTPLGSSTRIHCPYDGDHPPKITWITPRHVQLVYYNNHALAHWNYPSISDVQNNGSFHEDHYWHESNSYYPELAENPNRIVVLQDGSLYIDYVLRIDSGPYQCIVETPLNKSTLQILLRLDYQVFVDVKIFSLFVGLGCAASFFMLNLIYVFIAAAARKCISQRRREAIMQFLESFDQYKTNKLSSLRDNYNGQVTRIRETYNNRMTKLRENYNTQMTRLREGASHIKEGTTHRVDIIKDKYQIKQRKLREYSSQQLHQLRDAYNTQLLKVREYGSLQLGKVHKKYKLKQKHMIKLLDTMNIDNCRTVLESECVRTDSMLFETDDILCTPESRSISSDEYLTADSKNSSNNASIENLQDPDPSETQHNMENGHIVVHDFDEEDSQIGFSPASSVFSIEDVNQCHFTIQHGAENEEGEEQEEQESQDIVAQSSV; encoded by the coding sequence ATGGTCTCAGCAAAGTTTCTGGTTTTGTTGGCCATCTACATTCATGGAGGAACCAGCCAGGAGACTTGTCCCTCTGGCTGTAACTGTGATTTTACATATCCTGTGACTGTTAACTGTTCCAGCCGACGGTTGTCATCCATTCCTGCCGATATCCCAGAAAATGCTTCGGTTCTATTACTCAAGGGGAACCATCTCTCGGATCTCGGGGGGCTGCTGCCCCTCCAGAATCTACAAGTGCTGGACGCTAGTGACAATGACATTACAAACACTGACTGTGATATAGGTTCAatgaaaaatcttctcaagttAAACTTACAGGGCAACAAGTTGAAAACTTCTCCAAACTTACAAAACTCTGTGTTGACTTGGCTGGATATCTCAGGAAACAATATAGAGGGTCTCAATGCCAGTCAGTTTTCACTGTCTAACTTAACATTTCTTAATGTCAGCCACAATCCTTTGAGTGTTGTTTCAGACCAGCTTTTTGAATACCTGACAGACTTGCAGGTACTAGACATAAGCAACACTTCTTCCCCCTGGACAGGTAGCCTTTCGCTCGAAAATTTATCAAGTCTTAGAGAAATCTACCTTCGTAGGAACTTATTTGAACAGTGCTCCAATGATACTTTGTTGCTAAACTCTAGTCATCTAGAAATCATAGATCTCAGTGATAACAAACTCATCTACCTGGAGAATTGTACATTCCGCCAATTGCCAAACCTGAAACAGCTTTACTTGGATGGAAACAATATCAGTGATCTTTCTGAGCAAAGTTTACAGTCATTGCCAATGTTACAAGTGCTTTCACTCAATGGAAATAAAATAGCAACAATTCACCACCCAGTCTTTCAGTCCTTGTCTAGTCTTCGCACGCTGTCACTCAGCAACATGTCACTGTTGTTTTACCTCAGCAAGAAGACGTTCGCTGGTCTCGAGAACCTGAGAGTCTTAGAGCTGAGCAATAACCCTCACCTGTCTTACATCTCGGAGGAACTGGTCAGCAACATGAGACACTTGCAGAGTCTCAACCTGAGTAATAACAACATATCAATTCTTGCCGAGCCTATGTTCCCACCATTAACTTCCCCCCTGAACATTGACATATCCGGCAATAACCTTGTGTGTGATTGTCACATTCACTGGATCAGTGCACTCCTACGAGTCAATGAAACTACCATCACTTTCACAGATCCCCAGAACTTAACCTGCACTCTAAATGGATCCACAGTCTCACACTTACTTATCCTAGAGGACAGTCTTCCTTGCCCAGAATCAAGTGTACAACAAGATCAGTTCAGGGTAGACACTCCTCTTGGATCCTCCACACGGATACATTGTCCCTATGATGGAGACCACCCTCCCAAAATAACCTGGATTACTCCCCGCCATGTTCAGCTGGTATATTACAACAACCATGCGCTGGCCCATTGGAACTATCCCTCTATATCCGATGTTCAAAACAATGGCTCATTCCATGAGGACCACTACTGGCATGAATCGAACAGCTACTATCCAGAATTAGCAGAGAATCCCAACAGAATTGTTGTCCTTCAGGACGGATCTCTTTACATTGACTATGTACTGCGCATTGATTCTGGCCCATATCAGTGTATTGTGGAGACACCACTCAACAAAAGCACATTACAGATTCTGCTACGACTTGACTATCAAGTGTTCGTGGACGTCAAGATATTCAGTTTGTTTGTTGGACTCGGGTGTGCTGCATCATTTTTCATGCTTAACCTGATTTATGTCTTCATTGCTGCAGCAGCGCGGAAATGCATCAGTCAGCGCAGAAGGGAAGCAATTATGCAATTCCTGGAGAGTTTTGAccaatacaaaacaaataaactaTCATCTCTTCGCGACAACTACAATGGTCAAGTCACACGAATCAGAGAGACATACAATAACCGAATGACCAAGCTTCGTGAAAACTACAATACTCAAATGACCCGATTAAGGGAGGGTGCATCTCATATCAAAGAGGGAACAACACATCGAGTGGACATCATCAAAGACAAATACCAAATCAAACAGCGAAAACTTCGAGAATATAGCTCTCAACAACTCCATCAATTACGTGATGCATATAACACTCAATTACTGAAGGTGCGTGAATATGGATCTCTGCAGCTTGGCAAAGTGCACAAGAAGTACAAACTCAAACAGAAGCACATGATCAAACTGTTGGACACGATGAACATAGACAATTGTCGAACAGTCCTTGAAAGTGAGTGCGTGCGGACCGATTCCATGCTGTTTGAGACAGATGACATTCTTTGCACTCCCGAGTCGAGATCAATCAGCTCAGACGAGTATCTCACAGCTGACTCAAAGAACTCGTCCAATAACGCCAGCATTGAGAATTTGCAGGACCCTGATCCCAGTGAGACGCAACACAATATGGAGAATGGACATATCGTTGTCCATGACTTTGATGAAGAGGATTCACAGATTGGCTTTTCTCCGGCATCCTCAGTTTTTTCCATTGAGGATGTCAATCAGTGTCACTTTACTATTCAACATGGTGCAGAAAACGAGGAGGGAGAGGAGCAAGAGGAGCAAGAGAGTCAGGATATAGTAGCTCAAAGTTCAGTGTAA